TTCCTTGATCTGAAAAATATCCAACTCGGTTCCGGCGACGTCGATCAGTATCAGCCGTCGGATGCTCTTAAGGCCCTGGCCGAGGTGTACAAATTCTGGATTGCCTTTGCGGACGTCGACGGATATCGGGTTGATACCGTCAAACATATGGACCTGGGAGCGAGCCGGTACTTCGCCTCGGTGATCCATGAATTCACCCAATCCATCGGCAAAGAAAATTTTTATCTCATTGGGGAAATTACCGGTGGCAGAACCCGGGCATTTCAAACGCTGGAAACCACGGGTCTGGACGCCGCACTTGGCGTCGACGACATCCCGGACAAAATGGAATACCTCGTAAAGGGCTATCGCAATCCGGAGGAGTATTTCCAGTTATTCCGCAATTCCATCCTGGTTCAGAAAGAATCCCACGTCTGGTTTCGCAACCGGGTGGTGACCCTGTTTGATGATCATGATCAAGTACGAAAGGGAGAAAACAAAGCCAGATTTTGTGCTGATCCTGCCGGACCGGACGGACTCCTGAATGTCCTTGCGCTGAACGCCCTCACGATGGGCATCCCCTGCATGTACTATGGCAGCGAACAGTATTTTGACGGGCACGGACAGAGTGATCAATACATTCGCGAATGTATGTTCGGAGGAGAATTCGGCGCCTTTCGAAGCCACCAACGGCATTTCTTTAATGAAGAGAGTCCGGCGTACCGGCAACTCTCGATCCTGTTAGGCATTCGCCGTAACAAGCTTGCGTTACGACGGGGTCGACAATACCTAAGAGAAATTTCCGGAAATGGGATCGACTTCGGGCTGCCGCGCATGCTGGGTGGGCAGATTCGTTCGGTGATTCCCTGGTCCAGGATTTTCAATGACCAGGAAATTCTCCTGGCGATGAATACCGACTATGCTGCCCCCCGAAGCGCCTGGGTGACGGTTGACGACGGACTGCATCACACCGGCCACACACTCACATGTCTCTATTCAACGAATGCGGGACAGATTGGTCAGGAGACGACCGTAGAGTCGAGAAATGGCAAAGCCGTCGTGCTCACCCTTCCGGCTGGCGGATTTGTTATTTATGAATAGTGAATGTGTTCAACGGAAGTGAAGTCCGTCAAGGCTCGGCTGCGGAAGGATTCGTTAAAGCTTCGCCTGTCATGGGCACAAACACCACTGGTAGCAATTCGGTTTCCTGATATCCCTCTTCAGTGCGACGAATTAACAACAGACGTTGAGGGTAGTCTCCGACAGGAAGAATGAGACGCCCGCCGATCGCCAGCTGCTCTAAGAGTGGTTCGGGAATATGGTTCGGCGCCGCCGTCAGGATGATCGCATCAAACGGGCCTTCATCCGGCCAACCTTTATAGCCATCACCAGCCCGTACAATCACATTGTCATATCCAAGTTCTGCCAGAGTCTTTTTTGCCTCCGCAGCGAGTGGTTCGACAATTTCTATCGTGAACACTTTTGAAACTAATTCAGCCAGGATGGCGGCCTGATACCCGGAACCCGTGCCAATTTCCAAGACCTTCTCATCCGGCTTCACTCTCAAGGCTTGCGTCATATACGCAACAATGAAGGGCTGAGAAATCGTCTGCCCATAGCCGATGGAGAGCGGAAAATCTCCATAGGCATCTTTAGCATGTGACTCAGGCATAAACCGGTGCCGGGGAACCCGGCGCATGGCTGCGACAACGGCCGGATCGGTGACACCCCCCGCCACGATTTGGGTATCCACCATCGAATCCCGTTCAACCTGTCGTGAGTGATGATTTTTTTGGGTCATAGCCTGATTGCCATTTCCACATCCGGACAGAATAAACCATACTCCACCAAGGATCACAAAAAAGGCAAGTGGATGTATTTTTCTCCTCTGTGTGATCGCGATCTTCATGCGGCCCCGGATACTCCATTATGCTTTCTCATCAGGAAATATAAGGGAATACCAGCACTCAGGGTCAGACAGGCCCAAAGGGTTTCAAGCGGTTTTTCCACACTCAGAAAAAGGATGATCACTCCGGCAACCAGAATATAGCCCACGGGCAAGGCAGGATAGAAGGGAACCCGGTAGGGACGAACGAGTTGCGGACGCCGTTGACGAAGAAGAATGACCGCCCCGACTGTCAGCGCGGTGAAGGCAGTGATCACCATTCCGCTGTAAATCACCAACTGCTCAAAGGATCCTGAAAGCACTAATACCGTCACCCACAGGCTTTGGAGAACAATGGACCGAACCGGGGTGCCATGATGCTGTTCCGTATCCGAAAAGAAGTCCGGCAGAAACCCGTCTCTGGCCATGGCATAGTAGACCCGTGGCCCGGTCCATATCATGGCGCTCACCGCGCCGGCGATGGAAATACACAACATGATGGTAACAAATTGAGCGGCCGCCTGACCAAACAATCCCACCGCGACCTTTTCCGCCACAGGCATGAGCGGAGGTGCGGCCAAAACTTGAATCGGTAACGCGTAGAAATATACCACGTTCAGCATCACATAGACCGTGCCAACCAGTAGCGTCCCGCCTATCATCGTTCGGGGTATAGAACGGGTCGGATTGAGTATTTCTCCGGCAATGTACCCTGCGGCATTCCATCCCGAATAGGCATAGGTCACAAAAATAAAGGACACTACCAGTGTTCCCAGTCCGATATCCGGCTTTCCCGGGGGCATGACCAAATGCTCCCAATCACCATGGCCTACCGTGCAGGCCCCAACGATGAGAAGCAGAATCGCTCCAATCTTCAAGGCCGTGAGGAGCTGCTGAAGCACCCCGCCCGGGCCAACGCCTGCCACATGAACCGCAGTCAGGCTCCAAATCAAGGCCAGGGCAAATCCCTTGATCAGAAAGGTGGAATCCGGTTCATGTGGGATAAGTTGGACCACATAGGAGGCAAATCCCATGGCGCCTGCGGCAATGGCGGCTCCAAAGCCCACAGTAAATGAGGCCCACCCACTCAGAAATGCGAAAAAGGGATGGTAGGCTTCCCGAAGATACACATAATCTCCCCCCACAAAAGGAAATGCTGCTCCCAGCTCGCTGTAACACATCGCCCCTATGAGAGCCAGTAATGCACCCGCTCCCCATACCAGAAGAATCAGCCACGGATCTCCAAGGTCTCGGGCCATAAATCCCGTCGTGGTGAAGACCCCGGTGCCAATCACACTACTGACCAGCACACACGTAGCCGTAAACCCGCTAATGCGACGGGAACCTTCTTCCAAGGGTCCGTTATGAAGTGGACATTCAACCAATGTGTTGTCAATCAATCATGCTTCCTGTCAGGCGATAGCATCTATCTGGTTAGAATTTGAAATCGTTGCGTACACCATTTCGATGATTGTCATGATGGCTGTCAGCATATCCGGAATTGCCCTTTGGCCAGGGCCTCGCAAAAATGTTCCATATCAGCCAGCTCCTGCTTGATCAGGGCTTGGACTTCTCCCGAGATCCGCTTTAGTGAAAATCCCTTCTTCACCCCGACCTGAGCCGACACAACAAAAGGTTCGTTCACCGGTGCACCGATCCGACTGACCATCCACACGGTGACATCACGCACTCCTGGTATTTGTGCGTATGCCTTCAGAGCGAGTTCACGAGCCCACACATTATAAATTTTCCCAACATGACTGACGGGGTTTTTCCCGGCCGCAGCCTCCCCGCTCATCGGTCGATTCAGCGCAATGACCCCTGAAATGCGGTTCCCCCGTCCCACCTGTCCGGAATCTCCCTGCTCCGCGGAGGTTCCCAATAGCGTCAGATACATGCCCTTCAGTCCTTGACCCGGGCGATCAAGCGCATTCACGACCACCTCCACCTGCTTACAGGAATGAGGTTGCTCACGAATAAAGTGCTGCACATTCTGAAGGACCTTCGCCTTTCGGGCTAAATAGGTCTTTTCTGTGGTGATCCGTTTGGCAAGAAACGGCATGGCCACCGTGAGTGACAACATCCGGTCCATGCGAACGGCCATGACTTTGACGTCCTCCCCCGTTTCGGGAAATGCCCGCTTAAATTGTGGCCCGTTTACATACTGTTCAAGGTCCACCACCAATTGCTCGGTGGGAGTCAGCGGTGCATAACCGACTCCGGCTGATGTATCGTTCGCGGGAAGCATCCCCGATCTCTGATCAAAAATCGCCCCAAGTTCAGCGGACGTCGGTTGCAACTCAATTTGATACCTCATATGGGTATCAGGATTCACATGGGGCAAATGGCTCTTGATCCACGTTCGCGCTGTCTCCTCCGCAATGTCGGACACGGAGATCATTTTTCCCGGAACACCGAAGGAAGCCCGGTCCCCAAGGATCAGGCGCATCGGATGGGTGACCCGACCACCGCCCAGATGCAATTTCACCTGACCCGCCACCAGCAGACATTTATCGATATTATGGTGCAAAATGCGCCCAAATGTTTCCTGATACGCCTTGGACAATTGAATGGAAACAGCTTCAGCAATGGCATCACAAATGGTATCGGGATGCCCCCTGCCTTTCCGTTCGACAATTTCAAGAGGTTGCGCGTCAACCGGCACGTCCGGTCCCTGGTGAATCAGAATACGCGTCTTCATCCTCAGCATCCCTCAGGGGGCCGTGATGTCACCAGACTTGTCTCGCAAGGTCTTCACCAATTCTTCATAGGAGGAATCGCGAATAATGCGATCGAATTGCACCCGGTAATTTTTCACGAGACTCACTCCATCGACCACCACATCGTAGACCCGCCAGTCGCCATCTTTGAGTAGGAGCCGGTAATCGAGAGCGATTTCGGTTTTGTTTGACACAATGATGGTCTGTACTTCTGCATAGGAATCTTTCAGCCGTTCCTTGAGATACTGGACTTTTTCTCCCGCATAGTTCTCAATTTTGCTGGCATAGGTTTTCGAAAGAAGCGATTGAAACAATGTGGCAAACTCCTGATGTTCCGCCTCACTTCGATTCCTCCAATGTGCGGCCAATGATCGTTTGGCCATCTCTTCAAAATCAAAATGTTGTCCAATAATCTCCTCCAACAATTGCCGGCGATGGGCCGCTTGATCCGGCGTCTTGAGACCTTCGTCGCTCACTAAACGGATGACCTCATCGATAGTGCCTCTGACCACGACGGTAGGAGCTTCCACACCCAGGACACCACCCGGCCAACACAATACTC
The Nitrospiraceae bacterium DNA segment above includes these coding regions:
- a CDS encoding alpha-amylase, coding for MTEKNLHEVDLPSLSDRKFFPSPAAWEDQVLYFLMLDRFSDGQEKGYRSNDGTVVRRGSTPLFQSTDAGNADASHWKAAGQKFCGGNLFGLTSKLGYLERLGVTAIWISPIFKQVSFKDTYHGYGIQNFLDVDPHFGQREDLRTLVRTAHAHGIYVILDIILNHTGDVFRYNPNRYRTEHNGQIFNDPRWDGQPYDVQGFHDQFGEPTLPFQQLDIASHPAAWPHGAIWPQEFQDPQAFTRKGHITNWDFSPEFLEGDFLDLKNIQLGSGDVDQYQPSDALKALAEVYKFWIAFADVDGYRVDTVKHMDLGASRYFASVIHEFTQSIGKENFYLIGEITGGRTRAFQTLETTGLDAALGVDDIPDKMEYLVKGYRNPEEYFQLFRNSILVQKESHVWFRNRVVTLFDDHDQVRKGENKARFCADPAGPDGLLNVLALNALTMGIPCMYYGSEQYFDGHGQSDQYIRECMFGGEFGAFRSHQRHFFNEESPAYRQLSILLGIRRNKLALRRGRQYLREISGNGIDFGLPRMLGGQIRSVIPWSRIFNDQEILLAMNTDYAAPRSAWVTVDDGLHHTGHTLTCLYSTNAGQIGQETTVESRNGKAVVLTLPAGGFVIYE
- a CDS encoding protein-L-isoaspartate(D-aspartate) O-methyltransferase; amino-acid sequence: MTQKNHHSRQVERDSMVDTQIVAGGVTDPAVVAAMRRVPRHRFMPESHAKDAYGDFPLSIGYGQTISQPFIVAYMTQALRVKPDEKVLEIGTGSGYQAAILAELVSKVFTIEIVEPLAAEAKKTLAELGYDNVIVRAGDGYKGWPDEGPFDAIILTAAPNHIPEPLLEQLAIGGRLILPVGDYPQRLLLIRRTEEGYQETELLPVVFVPMTGEALTNPSAAEP
- a CDS encoding amino acid permease; protein product: MIDNTLVECPLHNGPLEEGSRRISGFTATCVLVSSVIGTGVFTTTGFMARDLGDPWLILLVWGAGALLALIGAMCYSELGAAFPFVGGDYVYLREAYHPFFAFLSGWASFTVGFGAAIAAGAMGFASYVVQLIPHEPDSTFLIKGFALALIWSLTAVHVAGVGPGGVLQQLLTALKIGAILLLIVGACTVGHGDWEHLVMPPGKPDIGLGTLVVSFIFVTYAYSGWNAAGYIAGEILNPTRSIPRTMIGGTLLVGTVYVMLNVVYFYALPIQVLAAPPLMPVAEKVAVGLFGQAAAQFVTIMLCISIAGAVSAMIWTGPRVYYAMARDGFLPDFFSDTEQHHGTPVRSIVLQSLWVTVLVLSGSFEQLVIYSGMVITAFTALTVGAVILLRQRRPQLVRPYRVPFYPALPVGYILVAGVIILFLSVEKPLETLWACLTLSAGIPLYFLMRKHNGVSGAA
- a CDS encoding methionine adenosyltransferase, with translation MKTRILIHQGPDVPVDAQPLEIVERKGRGHPDTICDAIAEAVSIQLSKAYQETFGRILHHNIDKCLLVAGQVKLHLGGGRVTHPMRLILGDRASFGVPGKMISVSDIAEETARTWIKSHLPHVNPDTHMRYQIELQPTSAELGAIFDQRSGMLPANDTSAGVGYAPLTPTEQLVVDLEQYVNGPQFKRAFPETGEDVKVMAVRMDRMLSLTVAMPFLAKRITTEKTYLARKAKVLQNVQHFIREQPHSCKQVEVVVNALDRPGQGLKGMYLTLLGTSAEQGDSGQVGRGNRISGVIALNRPMSGEAAAGKNPVSHVGKIYNVWARELALKAYAQIPGVRDVTVWMVSRIGAPVNEPFVVSAQVGVKKGFSLKRISGEVQALIKQELADMEHFCEALAKGQFRIC
- a CDS encoding ABC transporter substrate-binding protein gives rise to the protein MNAITAGAILVLGVLCWPGGVLGVEAPTVVVRGTIDEVIRLVSDEGLKTPDQAAHRRQLLEEIIGQHFDFEEMAKRSLAAHWRNRSEAEHQEFATLFQSLLSKTYASKIENYAGEKVQYLKERLKDSYAEVQTIIVSNKTEIALDYRLLLKDGDWRVYDVVVDGVSLVKNYRVQFDRIIRDSSYEELVKTLRDKSGDITAP